A genomic stretch from Solanum stenotomum isolate F172 chromosome 8, ASM1918654v1, whole genome shotgun sequence includes:
- the LOC125874941 gene encoding NAC domain containing protein 52-like: MSKPMGIRFHPTDTELINYLKKFFKGELSLNQQCPIQFADIYGDQPPWEIFGANSEEKFRYFITPLKKRKTEYKRFSRISAKGTWKGQTGEHLIRRNRTALVVGFKRNFKFETSECGQDKTWLMVEYHVADSFFKENNHILKEDFVVCRIKKKMNKEKNADHVMEEQDGDVAGIIDPMLLEPNHNNDYSTTEDQVRVCDEQEATTSSLHGDQNSTTMEKRETTLEVEEDHGVDDIRSNKFQEEMYRTFEDIPVDILDDWLQNSHVLQDI; encoded by the coding sequence ATGTCGAAGCCAATGGGAATACGTTTTCATCCTACTGATACGGAGCTAATCAACTATCTTAAGAAGTTTTTCAAAGGCGAATTATCTTTGAATCAACAATGTCCTATCCAGTTTGCGGATATATATGGAGATCAACCACCATGGGAGATATTTGGAGCTAATTCTGAAGAGAAGTTTCGTTACTTTATTACTCCTTTGAAGAAGCggaagactgaatataaaaggTTTTCTCGAATTTCTGCTAAAGGGACATGGAAAGGGCAAACCGGGGAACATCTTATAAGGAGGAATCGTACGGCGCTTGTGGTAGGATTTAAGagaaatttcaagtttgaaacaaGTGAGTGTGGCCAAGATAAAACTTGGTTGATGGTAGAATATCATGTCGCGGATAGtttctttaaggaaaataatCATATTCTTAAAGAAGATTTTGTAGTGTGTCgaataaagaagaagatgaataaAGAGAAGAACGCGGATCATGTTATGGAGGAACAAGATGGAGATGTTGCGGGAATTATTGATCCTATGTTGCTTGAACCTAATCATAATAACGACTACTCCACAACGGAAGATCAAGTTAGGGTTTGTGATGAACAAGAGGCTACAACTTCCTCTTTGCATGGAGATCAAAACAGTACTACAATGGAGAAGAGAGAGACAACGTTGGAAGTAGAAGAAGACCACGGAGTTGATGATATTAGAAGCAACAAATTTCAGGAAGAGATGTATAGAACATTTGAGGACATTCCTGTTGATATTCTTGACGATTGGTTGCAGAATTCACACGTTCTACAAGATATATAA